In Nicotiana tabacum cultivar K326 chromosome 11, ASM71507v2, whole genome shotgun sequence, a single window of DNA contains:
- the LOC107781926 gene encoding aquaporin PIP1-2: MEHREEDVRVGANKYSERQAIGTAAHSQDKDYKEPPPAPLFEPGELMSWSFYRAGIAEFMATFLFLYITVLTVMGVSKSESKCPTVGIQGIAWAFGGMIFALVYCTAGISGGHINPAVTFGLFLARKLSVTRALFYMVMQCLGAICGAGVVKGFGKTLYQTKGGGANVVNPGYTKGDGLGAEIVGTFVLVYTVFSATDAKRSARDSHVPILAPLPIGFAVFLVHLATIPITGTGINPARSLGAAIIYNKEHAWNDHWIFWVGPFIGAALAALYHQVVIRAIPFKSK, encoded by the exons ATGGAGCACAGAGAAGAGGATGTTAGAGTGGGAGCTAATAAATATTCAGAGAGGCAAGCGATTGGCACGGCGGCACATAGTCAAGACAAGGATTACAAGGAGCCACCACCTGCGCCCTTGTTTGAGCCAGGGGAGTTGATGTCCTGGTCCTTCTATCGTGCTGGAATTGCAGAGTTCATGGccacttttctctttctttatatCACTGTTTTAACTGTCATGGGAGTGTCCAAATCTGAATCTAAATGTCCAACTGTTGGAATTCAAGGCATTGCTTGGGCTTTTGGCGGCATGATTTTCGCTCTAGTTTACTGCACTGCAGGAATTTCAG GGGGACACATAAACCCGGCAGTGACATTTGGGTTGTTCTTAGCAAGGAAATTGTCGGTGACAAGGGCATTGTTCTACATGGTAATGCAGTGCCTGGGAGCCATATGTGGTGCTGGTGTTGTCAAAGGGTTCGGGAAGACCCTTTACCAAACTAAAGGTGGTGGTGCTAATGTTGTAAATCCTGGTTACACCAAGGGTGATGGCCTAGGTGCTGAAATAGTAGGCACCTTTGTTCTTGTCTACACTGTTTTCTCTGCCACTGATGCCAAACGTAGCGCCAGAGACTCCCATGTTCCT ATCTTGGCACCATTGCCTATTGGATTTGCGGTGTTCCTAGTGCACTTGGCTACAATTCCCATCACTGGAACTGGTATTAACCCAGCTAGGAGTCTTGGCGCAGCTATCATCTACAACAAGGAACACGCATGGAATGACCAC TGGATATTCTGGGTTGGACCATTCATTGGGGCGGCTCTAGCAGCTCTATATCACCAAGTTGTGATCAGGGCAATTCCATTTAAGTCCAAGTGA
- the LOC142166322 gene encoding uncharacterized protein LOC142166322 isoform X1 translates to MPHTGRSKSIATLMNEQAVNGIEPMREEIFLLTHKKRKDGRPLDDDSVKTIEMINERMSNSERSTEQPHRSAAREGDVYSQVLGNEKSGYVRGLGLGPTPSVLWGSRSSLENIIANDSSNEVIQRLEQKIIELKEKQNEEMNMMKQNQEMMQSELLQMRQLMRKYAPNASMPQSSNDTSGEQIPDANSGHERVPQTSRMPSVAENSQPSHPTAHLCPFVAII, encoded by the exons ATGCCTCACACAGGAAGATCCAAAAGTATTGCTACTTTGATGAATGAGCAG GCTGTAAATGGGATTGAGCCTATGCGAGAAGAAATTTTCTTATTAACTCATAAAAAACGTAAGGATGGTAGGCCACTGGATGATGATTCTGTCAAGACAATC GAAATGATAAATGAAAGGATGAGCAATAGTGAGAGATCTACTGAGCAACCTCATCGTAGTGCTGCTCGGGAAGGAGATGTGTATTCTCAGGTGTTAGGAAATGAAAAAAGTGGGTATGTTCGTGGTTTAGGACTTGGTCCAACTCCTTCTGTTCTATGGGGTAGTAGGTCTTCCTTAGAAAATATCATTGCAAATGATTCTTCTAATGAGGTTATACAAAGGTTAGAACAAAAGATAATCGAGTTAAAGGAgaaacaaaatgaagaaatgaatatGATGAAACAAAATCAGGAGATGATGCAATCAGAATTACTCCAAATGAGACAACTCATGCGCAAATATGCTCCTAATGCATCTATGCCTCAAAGTAGCAATGACACCTCAGGTGAACAG ATCCCTGATGCTAATAGTGGACATGAACGAGTACCACAAACATCAAGGATGCCTAGTGTTGCTGAAAATTCTCAACCTTCTCATCCTACTGCTCATCTTTGTCCTTTCGTCGCTATTATTTGA
- the LOC142166322 gene encoding uncharacterized protein LOC142166322 isoform X2: MPHTGRSKSIATLMNEQAVNGIEPMREEIFLLTHKKRKDGRPLDDDSVKTIEMINERMSNSERSTEQPHRSAAREGDVYSQVLGNEKSGYVRGLGLGPTPSVLWGSRSSLENIIANDSSNEVIQRLEQKIIELKEKQNEEMNMMKQNQEMMQSELLQMRQLMRKYAPNASMPQSSNDTSGEQVILSYVG, from the exons ATGCCTCACACAGGAAGATCCAAAAGTATTGCTACTTTGATGAATGAGCAG GCTGTAAATGGGATTGAGCCTATGCGAGAAGAAATTTTCTTATTAACTCATAAAAAACGTAAGGATGGTAGGCCACTGGATGATGATTCTGTCAAGACAATC GAAATGATAAATGAAAGGATGAGCAATAGTGAGAGATCTACTGAGCAACCTCATCGTAGTGCTGCTCGGGAAGGAGATGTGTATTCTCAGGTGTTAGGAAATGAAAAAAGTGGGTATGTTCGTGGTTTAGGACTTGGTCCAACTCCTTCTGTTCTATGGGGTAGTAGGTCTTCCTTAGAAAATATCATTGCAAATGATTCTTCTAATGAGGTTATACAAAGGTTAGAACAAAAGATAATCGAGTTAAAGGAgaaacaaaatgaagaaatgaatatGATGAAACAAAATCAGGAGATGATGCAATCAGAATTACTCCAAATGAGACAACTCATGCGCAAATATGCTCCTAATGCATCTATGCCTCAAAGTAGCAATGACACCTCAGGTGAACAG GTCATACTGTCTTATGTTGGATAA